The window tgattttttttttggaaaatgatcTAACCACTACCTTACAGATCTTAGCTGGTTCATCTATTAGGTGCTGTTTACAATCTTTGCATAGCAGCAGATTAATGATTACATTAAACTGGCATTTGGTTGTactttacaatatttacaaatataatacataaaaaaaaaaattttaaaacttaatggaattaatttttttaatacaaaaattttgtgatattttaaatatactcttAGCAAGAAAGCACAGcgttgaaaaattttgattgttcACTTTCTGTACAGGTGGTTACCCTGATTCCTATCttcaaatggtaaaaaaaaatccaatttcatTATTAAGAGGACGATTTCCACGGCCAACATTACACCAATTAGAAACATCATTACCTAAATCGTTATCGTTTTTAATTGTAAGAGATCCATTTCACCGGTTGTTATCTGCATATCGTAATAAACTTGAAACAGTACATTCACCGTATTATCAACAACTAGCTAAAATAATCGTTGCACGTTATAGAGATAAGAATGGGAAAGTAAGAGGTGGACCAACATTTAAAGAATTTGTAACTTATGTAGCGAATACAAGTAAAAGGCCAGACGAACATTGGGCtccgttttataaattttgtacacCATGTGCTGTAAACTTTACAGTCATTGCAAAGGTATGTATAGTTAGGAAAATtgattacaattatttctttttaaaaatgaatagaaattcaaaaattgcTCAATCTGACAAAGAAAAGACAggttttccagaatttttttaatttttcaacatagtaaCCTTGCAGTTTGATATATTTAGAACAATGactttccaatttttaaatatcctttgTACAATGTGATTTGTCTAACACTGCAAAATAAGTGGTTGTCCAGCTTTAACCTTATCATTTCAAATGTGTCTTCTTCTAGCGAGCTATTTCTTCAAGTTTAGAAACAGTAAGAAATCGCTATGAATCAAATACGGTGcacatagaaaaatttcaatacatatGTCATGGAGATTAGTAGCAACAACCCAAGACAAGTGTGCAGGCATATTATTCTGGTGaaagaacattttcttttttgccTGATAGGATGTTTAGCCTGAACTGCACCCTTATACATCAGTCTAGTAGTGGAGGGTATCATTCCCCGGTATTGTCTTCTCTTTTTCTAGATGGTCTATAAGAACCACGTCACAAGAAGTCAGAAAACTGTACAATGACTTTTCCTGAGATGGAATtgcttttgcttttttttggCACACTTTCACCTGTTTCACCCACTATTTGGCCTCTTGctgtaatggtgaatccatgtttcatctataGTTATCAAAGGCTGAAGAAACTTAGcagaatcatatttaaataagacTAAACACCCTTGAAAGGTATATAGAGAAAATATTTGCTATGTCAGTAAGCTCCAAATACTACACTTATAGTATTACAAGACTTTTATAAGATATACTTATAGTATACAAGATCATTTATCCTTTAACACAGCATTGTGGATTTTCATGACAATCTCATCAGTTGTAGTACCTTTTGGGTAATGCATGTGTACATCATCTTGAATGTTTAATTCAGCAGCACACTTTTTTACTGtcgaaaatgaaggtgatgatgactcctttaaagtggaatctaactttttttttacatccattgggtttaaaccttttaaaacagttcaaacttcaattttatccatttttcaaaaaaatagcaAAACTCATTTGCTTTACTTGATCACcacaaacaaataacaaaacgCATGCatatgaaactttgcagcatgcCATCCAAAAGATCATACTATACAAATATCCAAATCATTGAGTCATACTTGCACCATTTCTCTGTCAGATCAAGAACTTTCCGAATGACATTCATACTACATGATTTTAGGTTCAGGTTAATTAAGTTAATGAATGTCCCACATTtttctaattcctttttttatttataattaaaagatttaataactaTAATGATCAGGAAAAATTCCAGCAGAATtcaattacctaaaaaaaattgaaacagttctCTACATAATTTAACtatgattatatattattatatatgattattaactatttcataaaatataggttCAATTACTGGAATTTCTTCCTCAATTTATATAcacttattttcaatataatatatatcaaataaggtacagtagaaaagaattattaaaactaaaagtaatattctaatcagaattttttttcagttggaaACATTATCAAGAGACcagaaatatataatacaacGCAAGggactacaaaaaattttaacaccAAAAAGAATGAGAATTCATAATAAATCGCAAGGTGGTTTACatacaaaagatttaattaaaaaatattattcaaaacttAACAAAGAACTACTAGATAAATTAGTAGATATTTATAGAATTGATTTCCAAATGTTTGGATATAATGCTACAAAATATTATGAGCTCATAAAAacatgaacaaattaaaattaattctactacgattattattattattattattattattattattattactactactattagaATAAAGAATCCGGCCACTTAagcatgaataaattttaaacatattatgacaaaattaaaatgcAGGGAAAGCTTATCTAGTTTAAAAGTTGTGCAGAAGtgcttaattgaaatttttataataaattatatgattgagtaataatttatataccaaTTAGTTcagaaccattatttttttaattaaaaatttagatttagtaTAATCTTTCAGTATATACTCAGGTATATACTGAAATACCTAATATACCTAGTATACCTAATATATACTTTCAGTATATATTAGGTTTAAAAAAGATGTagaaattatactattataaaaatcaaattaaataaactattacaaaataaaattaaagattttaaaattgatgtttaaaaggaaatattaaaaagggGGAAGAAATATTTTCCAAGTTAAAATATCATAACAGTTCTTTTCCGTAAAGAAAAGTCAAGGTTCtagacaaaattaataaaaagaactatatatatatatatatatagtgctaTTAGGAAAAAAACTAGTATTTACCctaatcagaattttaaaaacgttcttagccttataaaatatttttggtttccaatttcataaaaaataaaatatttattaaaggtgTTCCCAGAAatacaaagtttaaaaacaagataaaagtatataactattataaacattagaatttaaattttatctcaatattgtttttattaaagaaacacgGGGTTAATTTAAAATAGTGGAAACCAAAAGATAAGATAAATCCCAATATCAAATTCCAGTTAATATCCTGCAAATTCAATAAGAAATGGTTCAATAAAAAATctagaataacataaaaaaaataaaatataataaatcacaaattagaataaaatatcaaaatcttgAGATAAGATTATATTTCAAGATATAATCTTGAGATATTCATTAATctcttattattcattaatataaattaaatctaacaaatcaaaataaagatgaaaaagaaaatatatatattaattgatttatttcattactttaatcaGTGTAAATGTatcaaatattagtttatatgaattaaacattatatttattgcaagacatgtaaaattttatacacaattttttttttcaaaggcactttatataacagtaatgcaataataaatatttacacatcccactatttaattagatatttgttttaagaacagtattaacaaagtttaataactactttaaaaaaaaaaaaattagaaaataaaacattgaacACAATAATGctaagtaaaaattagtttttcattgatatagtttatatattaaaaaaaataataatttaaaaaaattatgaaaatcatagacattaaaaaatgcacaaacaatagtttgtaaaaattacaaaaatgtttattatcactttatgtaaaaaaaaaccaaataagataattaaataattaattaataaaattcatattgcaacattaaaattaattttttttcattaaaaatattttaccataataaactttattataagaaaataatattttttaaaaaagtgctttgaatataaatattattaatgattattaaaataaaatgacaataaaagaaagtctaaatttaaataatataaaataaatatattttaataatgtttttcattttaatggacTGCTTCAGgtaagcaataaaataataagaatatcataaatatttttagcaatattataTGATATGAGTACTATAATCATTTTTAAGCATTGCACTTTTAAgctagaaataaataattgcaaagcTCACATTACATTAGaccacattaattattattataatattaatatatttttattataaagctaaTAAAAAACTGCTCCAATTAatagcttatttttataatatatacattatattctttgcacaattcaataaatttatcattattattgaaaattatatatttcatttttccttttactaattcattcattcaataactGAAAGATAAGACAAACAACTGAGTTCAATTGTCAGAGTCCATACTCAATTGATGAAAAAGCTGGTgagtattaaaaaatagtaaattttacaagAACAACTTGACGTTTTACGACAGCCACTTTTACGATGTAGTATGTACTTCAGATTACCAGCATAACCACAAAACCTAACGCATGTTAGAACCTATAGTCCTAACCTACTGTCCTACTGAAGTATGTTATCggggtaaaaatgaaaataattccatttttaccGTCTCAATGCCTACCACCACTTTGACTTATAACACTACTAATCTCAATTtgctaaaatttttatacatcgtCTAACTATTTAGTCTACTGTACAGAAACATAAAATCCTTTtcctttaatttctaaataatatttacttctttGAAAGTCCTTTTTTCGCTTCTACGTTACTTAGAATAATGGCTGAagattcattttgttattttcatcacaaaataaaataatacactaacCATTTTATATGGTTAATAgcttacagatattaaaaaaaaaaatgttagtgtaAAAATGATAGTTTTAACCTCATTTGAGGAAAGAAATGAAACCAGTTTTCCCCTTTATACTAGCCACATGAAGCATTCTGTTGCATGAggcaattttattaatgtaacttaTTCCGATTGGTTTctaataattgcataaaattttataacagtaatgcattacttttaaaattaagttatcattgtttatttaaatatattacaaaaatacaacgtgtaaattcacaaatttaattgtttttattaaattactttattaaaatattatccaaTGATtacgtaacaaaatattttccatcAAGATTAGTTTTTAAGCTCATTCAATATCTGCTTTATGAAAATAATTccattcattttgtaatttttttttcttaaaatagttaccataatatttatagtgtttttcataaacttcattttttatgcCCAGTAAGTCACAATATTGCTTTTCTTTTAGTACTTCTtcaacttaacaattttttttttgggaaaaatgtaataattgcaACACATTAATcattatagataaattaatgaatgataaaatataaaaatgtacgagtttattattaataaattcagagTTCATGTCTATGTATGTGGCCCAAGgatggttgcttgaccaattaaaagaaaattgaaacttacccacttgtttcctacatgtctcaggaccttaaaactatttttttttaatttttatttaagcagtttacctgtggggGCCACTTTTGTTATGATGTGCATACCTATTTTTGTGACTGTAAGagttcacagaaaaaaattatactaaaacaataatgatcctgaaagaatgaaacaaaaaaaaaattatttatattttctcaaggtaaaagattggtctagtggtttatttatcttactttcttctttctatgagaaaattaacaataaatttgaacatgaaaaatggtgaaatttcacttttggtaattttttttcaagaggcatgGATAGCATacaaagtttgaattatttttttatatctaggtatacgttagtagttttaccataaataataacaatggtgatcTATTTACTcctaaacttttatgaatttttgaaaactaattttttttagaaaattcaaattttgacttcaactaactctgatggggctggtgataaaaatctcaaatttgcattagttacagtgtttttgtagatatttatggcaaataaaaaagtttcttgtatattgagctaataaaaaaattataagctctcaaaaaaaataaaaaactgttaaaagcaataccattttgactcactaaataagtgctccaagggggtttcttgtcttcttggcactttaatatttttatacttattactatagctgaaatagacttgtttgaagcATTCAACTGCATTGTTCATACTACAACAGGTGCTTGAAGTCATTACcaagaaaattcatgttgcatcatgctcatttatgcttattacatcatttagctttgcagttacagactggtcagtctgatattagtcagtgacctgttcacatctttaccaagtgtctcaaatttcatcctgtttggaagtgtttattaaataaataagttttaattaataatattataattgaaaattttaaaatcagttaaatttttacattattttcaagtaatttcatgTAAAACAATAGAAGAACAATGTTCCGTaggaatttatgtaaatgaagagtgtcataaaacagtgtatggtacagtgccagaactcattaaaatttgtgaatttagtgagtGATGAAAACcagcaacttatttttttacatgttaattcagatgtcactagtgtttgtaaatatcatgaaaaaaagttttggtCAAAATTCAGTCACATGTATGGACAattctgttgtgaccctttgagaacttataaaaaaaacagttaaaagaaaCTTAATACAAATAACGTTAGAGCAAGCTCTTCAAgaacatatttttccaaatttaaatttagctcCTGAAAAGTCTCTCTGTGTTAACTGTTGTATTTTTTCTCAGTAGAACAAAGAACTATAAGAATGCgaagaccaagagcaatacattgctccacatcacaatattgaacaataaGTCTATTTcattcaagaataattaaaattttgctacaatttattttttcttcaatagtgtatacaaaaataaatcaatataaaaataaaaatgaatttttttcaaaaatatgtaggTTACTCATTAAAATCTTAGTTTGGGTtagttttacaaacatttttgaatcaaaattatattacgttactgtattggttaagttatcattaaattacaacctattattaataattttaaaacaattattttaaaaataaatgtaaagtgcaaagaagataagaaatatttgccataaacatctacaaaaacactgcaagttgtgcaaattaaaaatttttatcatcagctccatcagagttatttgaagccaaaattcgaatcttttaaaaaagattagttttcaaaaattcataaaaatttaggggtaagtatatcaccattaatattatttatagtaaaactaataacatatacaaaaaataattcaaactgtattgctatccctgcctcttgaaaaaaattaccaaaagtgaaattttactgtttttttatgttcagctttattgttaattttctcatagaaagaagaaagtaaggtaaataaaccactagaccaatcttttaccttgagaaaatatgaacaaattgctttttgtttcatcatttcaggaccaatagttttttagttatgatttttttctgtaaacccatAGTCACAAAAATAGGTAtgtgcaccgtaacaaaaatggccgccacaggtaaaatgcttaaataaaaaaaaaaaaaaattgttttatgatccTGAGGCACATAGCAAACAAGTGGGTaaggttcaattttttttgaattggtcaatcaacatgtttttttgggacacttcaaatggactgACCCATATTCTTTTCAATCGAGTCCAAacatatacagaaaataatacataCTGAACAATTAGTTACGATGATGATTATTAATAGATATAGTTTTTGTTGTAGATTAATGAATCACGATATACTGCATGATAGCAGGTTTGGCAATTCGCTCTATCACAACCAAAGAAAGAACTGAATTTCAATAGTGCCTTACATTTTTCTCCTAATTTCTTCATTATTCCAATCACAGTAAAATAAAGAATCATGAACAATCATAGTCttagaagtgaaaaaaaatgtttcagaaaattaatgttaactcgggaaattttttaataattatttcaaactttGAGATAGTAAACTAAACAGATTAGTAGGCTAAACTCTTTAATATAAAGCTTCAAATTTTAGCATACGTATGGAGAGCAGACAGTTGCTGTTTGGTGTGCATATATCTACGATGGAAGAATAATAATTGAAGTGGATTCTCATTGCTGTCTTCACTTAACCCAAGATACTATACACATATCAGCATGCCAAACCCTCTGAAATACAGATGACATTGACCCCTGCAAGTAACACTATCACTCTGCATTTTACAGGTTCTAGATGATGTACTGCACACCATTACTCTAACCAGAAGAAACACAAACTACTGACACTTTTAAAGCGgttgatttatatatatcataGCTACAGAAAGATTGTGATATGCATAACGTAACAAACAAATGTAAACACTTTGTTGGAAACAATGCATTGTACACACTGTCTACATTCAACGGAAAAGATAATAGCATTAAAAAGTTGCATCTTTAACAgacttagtgaaaaaaaaaaaaaatgtaaaatatagagAAAGGAGAGTAATCTGTAACTTGAGTGAGTATCAATTAAAAAggcaaaggaaaagaaaatttttaatacataataaaatacaaatacagaatCCTCAGCACAATGACAAATTACTCACTACCGTGATCGCTCGATTAGTGTTTAATCTTCTCTATTAATTCATCACTCCCACCCTTAAATGTCCCTTTTGCCATTTCTTCTTCCTGGATAGAAATCATGTCATCAGCCAACATATTGATTTAGTCTTCCACAATGAGAcagtaatttatttctatctaaGGGTTCTACATAAAATCATAATACTTGTTA of the Lycorma delicatula isolate Av1 chromosome 10, ASM4794821v1, whole genome shotgun sequence genome contains:
- the LOC142331574 gene encoding carbohydrate sulfotransferase 10-like, coding for MTVRSTCPTIRYARSSSLAKFTLFVLFTAGYCYFSYLSMPSRASSHHHTTTSNQHPHQINKTRIIPTTEGSIDWTKTEQELAERKERLHNVCKSGVVPQMKPNAWEFVIDAKHSLIWCNIFKAASSTWMYNFNLLGGYPDSYLQMVKKNPISLLRGRFPRPTLHQLETSLPKSLSFLIVRDPFHRLLSAYRNKLETVHSPYYQQLAKIIVARYRDKNGKVRGGPTFKEFVTYVANTSKRPDEHWAPFYKFCTPCAVNFTVIAKLETLSRDQKYIIQRKGLQKILTPKRMRIHNKSQGGLHTKDLIKKYYSKLNKELLDKLVDIYRIDFQMFGYNATKYYELIKT